The Limnospira fusiformis SAG 85.79 genomic interval CAATTCCCCATTAGGGTGATACACAGCTAAACCATCATCAAACAGCTCAAAGCGAATGTTCAACAGTGGAGAAGTCCAGGGGAAATCTAGGGGGGTAATTAACACCAAGCTATCTTCGGGGGTAGCCCGTTGAAAACCCCAAAAATTATGGGATTGGGGATTATAAAAATACATCTCCAGCACGCCATACTGTTGATAAAATTGTTGTTTGGCAGCCATTTCGCTCATGGTGTTACTGGGAGAGAGGATTTCAAACACCACTTGCGGCGGAATGTTGTCTTCTTCCCACTGTTTATAACTACCGCGCGCGCCATCAGGACGACCTAACACCACCATCGCATCAGGGGCTTGTCTGGGAACGGGGGGACGTTCTACCTGGACGGGATACCAGAGTAAATCCCCCGCCACAAAAGCCACTTGTGACTTGAGAAGTTGTTTAAGGTTGCTCACTAGCCGGACAATCCAGCCATACTGGAGGGTATTTTCCGCCATCGGTTTACCATCAGAGTCGGGGTAGAGGATATGAGGGGGGATAGGAGTTTGAACCATCATTCAGTACCCGGATGAATCAATATTCACCTATTATATAGCGACCCTAGAACGGTTGTGGAATCAGCCCTCGCCCTCAATCTGAATCCCAGAGAGGGACAGGAACTTTTGCTCACAATTATCAGAGGGTTTCTGGATCGATACCCAATTCCCGGAGTTTCGCAAAGGCGCGATCGCGTTGTTGTTGTGCCTCATTGCGTTCTTGTTGTGCGCGATCGCGTTCTTGTTTTGCCTTATCCCGTTCTTGTTTTGCCTCATTGCGTTCTTGTTTTGCCTCATTGCGTTCTTGTTGTGCGCGATCGCGTTCATCAAACAAATCCCCCGGTTCTTTGAACAATTCCCCATTAGGGTGATACACTGCTAAACCATCATCAAAAAGCTCAAAGCGAATGTTCAACAGTGGGGAAGTCCAGGGGAAATCTAGGGGGGTAATTAACACCAAGCTATCTTCGGGGGTAGCCCGTTGAAAACCCCAAAAATTATGGGATTGGGGATTATAAAAATACATCTCCAGCACGCCATACTGTTGATAAAATTGTTGTTTGGCAGCCATTTCGCTCATGGTGTTACTGGGAGAGAGGATTTCAAACACCACTTGCGGCGGAATGTTGTCTTCTTCCCACTGTTTATAACTACCGCGCGCGCCATCAGGACGACCTAACACCACCATCGCATCAGGGGCTTGTCTGGGAACGGGGGGACGTTCTACCTGGACGGGATACCAGAGTAAATCCCCCGCCACAAAAGCCACTTGTGACTTGAGAAGTTGTTTAAGGTTGCTCACTAGCCGGACAATCCAGCCATACTGGAGGGTATTTTCCGCCATCGGTTTACCATCAGAGTCGGGGTAGAGGATATGAGGGGGGATAGGAGTTTGAACCATCATTCAGTACCCGGATGAATCAATATTCACCTATTATATAGCGACCCTAGAACGGTTGTGGAATCAGCCCTCGCCCTCAATCTGAATCCCAGAGAGGGACAGGAACTTTTGCTCACAATTATCAGAGGGTTTCTGGATCGATACCCAATTCCCGGAGTTTCGCTAAGGCGCGATCGCGTTCTTGTTGTGCCTTATCCCGTTCTTGTTTTGCCTCATTGCGTTCTTGTTGTGCGCGATCGCGTTCTTGTTTTGCCTTATCCCGTTCTTGTTTTGCCTCATTGCGTTCTTGTTGTGCCTCATTGCGTTCTTGTTGTGCGCGATCGCGTTCATCAAACAAATCCCCCGGTTCTTTGAACAATTCCCCATTAGGGTGATACACAGCTAAACCATCATCAAACAGCTCAAAGCGAATGTTCAACAGTGGAGAAGTCCAGGGGAAATCTAGGGGGGTAATTAACACCAAGCTATCTTCGGGGGTAGCCCGTTGAAAACCCCAAAAATTATGGGATTGGGGATTATAAAAATACATCTCCAGCACGCCATACTGTTGATAAAATTGTTGTTTGGCAGCCATTTCGCTCATGGTGTTACTGGGAGAGAGGATTTCAAACACCACTTGCGGCGGAATGTTGTCTTCTTCCCACTGTTTATAACTACCGCGCGCGCCATCAGGACGACCTAACACCACCATCGCATCAGGGGCTTGTCTGGGAACGGGGGGACGTTCTACCTGGACGGGATACCAGAGTAAATCCCCCGCCACAAAAGCCACTTGTGACTTGAGAAGTTGTTTAAGGTTGCTCACTAGCCGGACAATCCAGCCATACTGGAGGGTATTTTCCGCCATCGGTTTACCATCAGAGTCGGGGTAGAGGATATGAGGGGGGATAGGAGTTTGAACCATCATTCAGTACCCGGATGAATCAATATTCACCTATTATATAGCGACCCTAGAACGGTTGTGGAATCAGCCCTCGCCCTCAATCTGAATCCCAGAGAGGGACAGGAACTTTTGCTCACAATTATCAGAGGGTTTCTGGATCGATACCCAATTCCCGG includes:
- a CDS encoding Uma2 family endonuclease, which translates into the protein MMVQTPIPPHILYPDSDGKPMAENTLQYGWIVRLVSNLKQLLKSQVAFVAGDLLWYPVQVERPPVPRQAPDAMVVLGRPDGARGSYKQWEEDNIPPQVVFEILSPSNTMSEMAAKQQFYQQYGVLEMYFYNPQSHNFWGFQRATPEDSLVLITPLDFPWTSPLLNIRFELFDDGLAVYHPNGELFKEPGDLFDERDRAQQERNEAQQERDRAFAKLRELGIDPETL
- a CDS encoding Uma2 family endonuclease, producing MMVQTPIPPHILYPDSDGKPMAENTLQYGWIVRLVSNLKQLLKSQVAFVAGDLLWYPVQVERPPVPRQAPDAMVVLGRPDGARGSYKQWEEDNIPPQVVFEILSPSNTMSEMAAKQQFYQQYGVLEMYFYNPQSHNFWGFQRATPEDSLVLITPLDFPWTSPLLNIRFELFDDGLAVYHPNGELFKEPGDLFDERDRAQQERNEAKQERNEAKQERDKAKQERDRAQQERNEAQQQRDRAFAKLRELGIDPETL
- a CDS encoding Uma2 family endonuclease, whose translation is MMVQTPIPPHILYPDSDGKPMAENTLQYGWIVRLVSNLKQLLKSQVAFVAGDLLWYPVQVERPPVPRQAPDAMVVLGRPDGARGSYKQWEEDNIPPQVVFEILSPSNTMSEMAAKQQFYQQYGVLEMYFYNPQSHNFWGFQRATPEDSLVLITPLDFPWTSPLLNIRFELFDDGLAVYHPNGELFKEPGDLFDERDRAQQERNEAQQERNEAKQERDKAKQERDRAQQERNEAKQERDKAQQERDRALAKLRELGIDPETL